The sequence TTTAGTGAATAACGTGCCTCTaacaaaaactaaaggcaaaacacttaaataagaaaaatgatcagTAAGTATCATTCACATTTCATATTTGACAGTTCTATTGCCTAATTTAGAGAATGTGAGCATATTCTTATTTAATACAGGTCTACACAATAAATAGAAGCACAGGAAGCATATATAGCCTATAATAGTCATTGTCATTAGGTGTTTACCAAGTCCCAGGCTTAGCAGTAAGTTCCCACATTCATTATCTTATTCAATCTTCACATCAGTGGTATGTGGTAGGCACTGCTATGAGTGGCCCAGTGTGGCAGAGATTGCCAGCTGTTCATCTCTTCTTTCAGAACATACAGTTCTCGATATGGATACAGTTTCCTTCTTGCAGTGAGAAGTGGCATGTACTGAGTTCTAGACATGATGAAAACCATTCTAGAGACAAACTGTACCTTTTCCATATTCTTCTGACCTTCTGTGGGCTGGGTGCAAATGATGGTGAGGCCCTATTCAATGATCAAGCTGTAAAGAAAAGCCAGAGAATGATTGGCACAAAAGCaagatggaaaatgaaagaagagacagagctACTGTCCAGTAGGGAGAATAGAGGGCTCTATTGTGCTGGCAATATTCTATTCTTACATCCGCTTGGTGGTTGTAAGCTCTTCATTTTATAATCATTAGTGAAGTATAATTTTCTGAATCCCTAAGAGTAGAGTGAGGGTTCTGTTCCTTGGCTTGTATCCCATTGGTGTtggtttatagaattttttatgtatttaagctAAATTAAAGCCCCTCTTAAACCAAACATTACAATAATccataaacagaaaatcagaataaACTCTTGGGATGCCTTCTGAATACACAATGGCTACCACTGAAAAGAACCACCATATGTGGTATAGCACTTATAGAACAATGCAGACCACTTCAGGACAGAGACAGTTCCCCTTATAAGCCCAATGAGGAATTTCAGTGTTTGTGGAATTAGGAAAGTCAATGTACAATCCCATTTTATGGGTTTTGTAGTATGGTATGTGTCATTATACTGAGGTTAGTGGTGTGGTAAAGATAGTATAGCTCTCATTCCATATTATATAACTTCACTTTCTGAATCCTGTCTACTTTCTTCATAAAGTCTTTCCTTAAAGAATTTCTTTAGGTATACCCGTAAtgaaaaccatttgaaaatatagaaatgtgGCAGCATTTAGGCATAGAGAAAAGACTGCCTCAGTCATTGGAAGTATTTTAAACATAGTGGTTGAATCAGAATTGGGTATCACAATTGTAATTTAAGCTCAGACGTGATTCAACAGTAAGTAACTTTGTGTTGAGTATCAGCATGTTAGATGAGTGCATTTCATAATCTCACCTGCCTAGATAAGCGCGGTGCTAGAGATCAAGGTAGACCTGAGTGTGAATGTGGAAGTAAAGTGGAGAGTGAATAAGTCATTGGCCCTTGGTCTTTGTATGTTATGCtctaagtgggatttatctttCTAAAAGTAAGTTGCTATTTGGACTCACCATGAATTCATTattaattatttgatttataaaagTGACAGTGACATGTGATGATGAAAAGATGGTTAAAATGAACAGTTTGGCAGTTACTGCTAGGAATGATAAAggtaaaagaaacatgaaaaactaGCACTGAGGggcaaatatgtaaaataagggCCAAAAACAAGTGCTCACTCCCCACTGATATTGAGATTACGAAATGTGAACAGATTAACATTACTTTGACAGAAATCTGTCTTGAGTATATGaattaaatttccaaaattaGCAAAAGTCTATTCAAACTGTGATTCAATggtgtttttttcatttgctctttcATTTAGTTAGGCAAGAATCTTCTAATACCCAGTCACACAAAAAAAGTCACTTAATTAGTCCCTAAATTTTGAAAATCCTTCCTACTCTTCAAAGAAAGCTTAAGTCGTAGGTATTTGTATCAATGAATTGTGAATCTTGTTTGTTGAAAGTGAAGTTGGGAATTGTAGCTCATAAAAACTAAATAGAATTCTAAATATTAGGTATGTAATTACAGATTAAATTGTAgagtgaaaaattatttttcacatcttAGAAGATTGGTATTGTAGCTGATGTACCTTTGACCTTTGACCCATACCTTTTCCCCTGCCCAAAATCACTACCTGTTTTTCCCTATCATATTACCCACTGGTCTTTCCTTTTCAGAGCATTTTCTGATTCCCTAAGACTAGGTGAAGGTACCCTTCTTTGGCTTGTATCCCATTGGTGTTTGGTTCTACTGTAACATGTATTGCATTGTATTATAAATGCTTTTAACATTCACTTGTCAATCTCAAtaaagtggatttttttccccttaaaacaaGTGGGTCTTTGCATGCAGCACAGATTCCAAAAGTGTGGGTAAGACAAAACCGTGTTTTAATGCTCAGTTAACAACTGTGTTCCAGgcataaggaagaaaatgtagTTAAGCAGGACTTTACACTTTTTCACACCTCTGATACATTCTCAGTGAGAATGGTGGGGTGGAGGTGACCTAGCAATCTGAGGATCTCAAGAAACTAATCTGGTCTGTTCAATCAGGAAACCGATGGCTATCGGCCAGACTCATCAGATACCAATCTTGTTACGTTAGATACCCTGGAAACAGATGTCCATTTTGATTCTTCTGGGATAGCTAGATGTAGTCCTGACATTTGAGGACAGTTTGCCAGACATGTGCTGACATGGCCATGCACAagtcatatacacacatacatgtacatgcatatatataaaaagcTGCTTGACATACTTACATTTCCAAAATAGCACTGATGACTATACTCAGACCAATCTAtaataatcttaatattttagCTAGATTTATCTTTCGGTCAAGTGAGCTTCAGTGACTGGATATTTGAGTGAAGAGTCCCGGGTTTCAGTGAATAATATCCCAGGCATCTCTTCCCAGAAAATATCTCCATCCCTTACTAAAGTATAAGATCTCTAGAGGTAACAATTACTTTGTGAATTGTTAATTCTTCAGTTTCTAGTACCTCATAGGTGCTCATCTAGTTTATTTGAATAATTAGTGGCAGAACAATAGGTATGGTATGTCTCATGCTTGTAGTCAGTTGTCAGATAGTGGTATTTGATGCCAGTTAACTAGAGATTTAATAAGGTGGCTTCCTGATTTAGTctttcatattaatattttttctttgcacATAGAGTTAATTGGAAGCTTTAAGTAAGTACTGAGATTCATGCTCCTTAATCAGAATATATGACTTTATTCAAACAGATAAGCATTAGTAAACTTTTAGCAGCTATGCaatgataaaattgaaaatatgacTTTAGTATTTAGTTTTACTTAGACACCACTTAATTTAACCATGTTCAGTTTTATTAATAAACTGGGTTTCCATATCTAGGCCATTGCTTCATTTCACCCTTTTCCCCTGCTAAACTTTGACTTAGAGCTGCTGTCAAAATTTTAAGTGAGAATTCTAAGGCTAGAACTGTATCTaaattcagaattctttttttaaaattaatgccctgggggcacttgggtgactcagttaagcgtccaacttttgatctcggctcaggtcatgatctcacagttcgtgacatgaaccccacgtcgggctctgcactgatagcacagagcctgcatgggattctctctctttgtctctctgcccctcccctcctaaaaataagtgaatacacatttaaaacattttttgaataaaattaatttcctgaGCTACAGTAGGTTACAAATAGTTCATCAAAATGAATGGGAAATTGAacagggaattaaaagaaaataaatattgaagagaCAGCTCCCCTGAGTGGGAAATGAAGAGGCAGATGTGTTATAGTCCTCCATGAACTTTGCCAGTTTTATGGCCataaattttctctcattttaaaataaaaatgttatttatttaaatagtagCTCTTAAGCAGCCTCTTCAAATAGAGTATTTTAGAGTCAGTCAAAATaaacttgcattttaaaagactTACTCAGAGTAGCCTTATCCCAGCTACACAGAATGTAAGAAGAGGCAATCCAAAGGGAGGAAACATCCTATGCCACGAAATGTGtcaaatatggaaaatacaaatgtaaattgGACATGGATCCTAATTCATTGAGAAAGTGATGTTTAAAgtgaatatttggaaaaatatcttttttaggGAGGATTACCGGCCAATGCAAAACTCCTAAGGTGATACTTCTGGCATGTCTGAGAACACAGAAAAGGTTACTGTGCTGAATAAAAGGAGTGAGAGAGTTGAAGGAGAGGAGGGCCAACATGTAAACATGGGGCAAGATCCTGACGGAAGTTGTTGGTAATTGTGAAACTTGAGCTTTTACTAAGTGAAATGGAGTAcaggaaattaaaacattatacataatatatgcatacacatatcaTATAGACATAACTACCTCCTCATCTGTCACAACTATAACACTACCACTTTGatttgagaaacatttttctcGTACTAGCATTAATACAAAGCCCTCCTAATTAAATGCCTGCTTTCCTAAAAGCAACCAGGGTCATTTTTTTCTGGCAAAAGATACCTTAAGTGAATCAGTGGACCCAGTGTTCCTCCTCTCCTTTATCATGAGTTATGTTCTAAGCTATTTAGAGAGTTTCTGATCTAACAAATATCAGAGACAAAACAAAGGTTTCTTATTAGTGGGTCATCGGTAGGACAGTCAACATCCAAATAGCTTGAATTCCAGATTACTGAACCTCTCTTTAAATAATGCATGTATTGTGACATTGTAGGACTTTCTAGGGCACATTGCTGAGTCCTATTTTCCAGAAGTGTAGTTGTTCATTGCCTTTACACATAGGATTTCCATTCTTTTGACTGTTTTTAATATATCATAACTTCTACTTGAAGCTTTATTATTTATGATCAGACTCTTCAGATGGGAGCCAGGGTTGGTACAAGGATGTGCCTGAAGGGAGCCCAGTGTCTATTTATTAATAAGTAGTTGTGGAGTTTCTTAGCAAGATTTTAAACctcaatttatataattaatagtTTTCTGTTTACCGCATATCCTTTTCGAAAATTCTGCGTAatgaaatttcccttttcttaccTAGTTTAGCTAGTCTGTTTCAAATTTTATACAATATAGtggaaaaatctataaacaagAGATAGAAATCTATAAACAAGAGATAGAAAGCTAAGAAGATGCTTCAAAGaaacctaaaatttaaatttcaacagGTATAACTTAATTTTGATCCATCAGATATTTAGTGACTAGTGATctgttccatttcttttaggAGATGCtgtggcaaaaaaacaaaaacaaaaacaagaacaaaaaaaaacccaaaaacaaacaaaaaaatgagacacacacacacacacacacagaaaaaccaaTCGAAAAAACCATAATTGTGTTAGCCCAagttattgttttctgtttggagactctttattttacacatttgaaACATTCAGCGTGTCTGATGCTTTTTTTTACCAATAAGAGGACCCTCTCATGGAGTTAaactcttcctcccctcccctaccatatacatataagtaatgtatgtataaatatatacttatatatgtatattttccacACAAgcaaatacatatatgtttataacatGGGTTGAACACCCCAAGGCAACAGGGTTGATTTAAAGTTAAAACagtaaattcacttaaaaaaataagtattttctgaatttaaattgaaaaacataATTCCTATTACAAATATCTTTCACAAGCTTTTTGTTTGTGGCAGATTACATTGATGCTTTCTCCAATCAATAGTCGTCCCTCCTCCAAGTACTCTTAATGCCAGAAACTTCCTTTTTTGATAGAGGCTGAAAATGGAAGATTCTcatttttgtcagttttcctTGCAGCTAGGTTGGCCATGTGGCATAGCTACATGACTGAAGagatgcaaagaaaataatctctTGAGACCTGGAGATGATTTACCTCATTCTATAGAGAGATATGGGAAAAGTTCTTTTGCCTtgttgcttgctttcttctttggaTATATCGGTGTTTAGATGTGATTCTTGGAGCTATAACAACCTTTTTGTGACCATGAGGTGACAAGCCTGAGAGTGAAAGTCAACAAACTGAGGACAGTGAAATGGAAGAGACTGAGTTTTTGATGAGAGTGATTTGTAGCTGAAACAAACCTAGGTTAATCTAGTCATAAGCTTATTGCTAGGTGAGAGAAACAAGCTCCTGTTTAAAATGAGTTATTAATTGAGCATTCTGTAACTTGAAGCTAGAAACTTTCTAACTAGTAACATAAGTTGAAGGTTACATTCCCAgggtattaaataaaaaatatgttacttAAATAAGTGAACATCTTTGTGAAACTTTTATGCCTTTTTGGGGAACATTGAAGAGAGAAACTGTCATTTATCATGATGACAAGGTGAGGTTGTGCAGATTTAAAGTTAacttttaactattatttttggTTCATCTGAATTGTGATATTTGTTCACTATACCCTAATGGtatttgaaatataaacattctccaatattttttcttatatttgtgaAAAGGTAAAAGTTCGTACAGCACTTAATGTGTGCAGAATACTTAAATCAATCAAAATAGTTCTTTCAAATCTTCCTATAAAATATAACTCTGactcaatttcttctttaattttatccAAGATTGAATCATAATTTTGAGACTTTcacttttattacaaaatttCAGTTGCCCAATGGGTAATGGAAAACCactgaaagttctttttttttaatttttattgattaaaaaaaatgtttttaatgtttatttatttttgagagagacagagacagaatgcgagtggtttagtggcagagagagagggagacacagaatctgaagccagctcctggctctgagctgtcagcacagagcctgatgcagggcttgaactcacaagctgtgagatcatgacctgagccgaagtcggacgctcaaccgactgagccactcaggtgccccaaaaccacTGAAAGTTCTTAAACTAAGGAGGGACAGAGCTTTGCTTTCAGTTTATTCTAGCAGCAGTGTGCATGGCTATATAAGAGGAATTACATGGGAAAAGGCTAGAATAATAAGAGTTACTACAGGTCAACAGTACAGTTCAGTTAAAATCTAAGAGTTGGTGTGGTGACTGAGGGACAAGGGTAGAGGTCATTGTGAGTGTATACACTATTGCTTAGCATGTGATAAATGTGGAATGTTTCCTGAAGGTTGACAGCCAAAGAACCACATGATTTTCAGAAATACTTATTGAATTTCTTCCATGTATTCTGTACTGATCTTAACCCTAGGAGCAAACAAGAGAACTTATGGTTTATAGGAGAACATGagagttaagtaaaaaaaaaaaaaaaaaaaaagtctgatgaaTATTATGATGTATTCATGAGAACATAAATAATGACAACTGACATTTTTTGATTATTATATTCCAAGCACTGTTATAACCATattaataaagagagagagagggttttTGACTATTATTATATTCCAGGCATTGTTATAATCATATtaataaagacagagagagagagagagagagagagagaggcaaaccaagaaacagactcataactatagagaacaaattgatggtcaccagagggaaggtgggtgggaggattttttttttatgtaagtaatctctacaccccacatggagctcgaaatcatgaccccaagatcaagagtagcttGCTCCTCCACTCCTTCGACAGAGTCAACCAGGAGCCCCTTTTTgggaggggatgggttaaataggtgatggggattaaggcatGCACTTGTCCTGAAGAGCAccaagtgttgtatggaaatgttaaatcactatattgtgcacctagaactaatattgcactggatgttaactggaatttaaataaaaactttaaaaacataaaataaaaatttcattatcaCCATAACACAGTGAAAGAGATGCTGtttttatcattcttattttacagtgaacagaaattaagtaacttgccccaggtaTTATTGTTAGTAAGAGTGGAAGTAGGAAGATAGCATTCATACACATACCCTCTAACTCCATAGCTCCTACTCTTTTCCATGTTGCAAAGAAATTGATAACCCCAGTTACTTAAATATTGCCTAGAATGGTGGTAAGCAGGATAGTCAAGTAGAAATGTCCAGTGAGCGATTAAAGTATAAACTTCAGAAGGAATATGTGTTACCACAAATCATTTTAGAGATATTGCAGAAGAGAAGACAACTGAGTTATTGCAATATGAAAAATTTGAGAGCAAGAAATAAGGAAGCCTAGAGGCAGAACCCTTGCAGAAAAAGTTTCCATTTATGATATGGGGACAAAggtgaaatgaaaacaagacagtaGATTTCCCTTCAGAGATGAAGGTATGGGGGAGATGGGACTTTACTTTGGATCTAGGGATATACAATCCCTGGAGTGAAGTGCAAATGAGTGAAATATTGAGTCCCTAAGGAACTAAAGACATATCATGGCCCAGGGTGCACCATCTCCTTATTCCTTTACACATAAAATCTATTCTCTGAGGAAAAGACTGAGCAAGGTTCTACCCTGTTTATAACCAAGCGCACTATATCCTTAAACTCATTTTAACTCTATGTCCAATCAAGCAGCAAATGTGAGGATAATAataaaggctttatttttctctgcttcttaagAGGACTCAAAGTCATAGTCAGAAATTAGGATCAGAAAGATTTAAGGGTATATATGAATTTAAGTCTGGGCTGAATCCTCTTAGAACCAGAGCCTCAGAGCCTGAAATTGCCTTTCTAACGACCACGGGGGTAAATATAAAGGATAAAGGAACACTGAAGTTTTCTGACCTAAGGAATGTGAGTATCAGAATCCCATTTGTAATAACACATTCCTTGCTTTGAGATGGAAGTTCAGAGACCTGAGATATATCACTGTCTTTCCCACTTTGTGCAGTATTGATATTCAGGTGAAGCTGGCAGGAGAATGTGTTCGAGGGAGATAAGACAATGTTCAGAGATCAGGGGATGTAGGGGATACAGTATCTCAGTAAGCTCCCTCTCCATAGATGGGACTCTCATTCTTCTGGATTTATGGCTTTTTCTCTGTGACATGGGGTAGTAACTCAACCTCCCCTAGATGCTCGTCCCTTATTTAGATTAGAAACTGTTCTTAATTCTCACTCCATCAAGTACAGTCTGCATTTGAGGCCAATCTGCATTTGAGTTCCTAAGGATTCTGTTTCTAATCTTACTGGTGAGGAGAGGGTCAAGTGAATGAAGAAATGGTGAGATCAGAGAAGGGTGATTCTGTCCTACTCTCAACTTCTCCTTTCACCCTTGGTTTTTCCAGCAGTCATGTTTCTAGAGGTCAAGTTCACTGTACTTGCCTCTCTAAGCTAAGTTTGTGATGCCCTTTGCTATAAAGGGAGACTCAGTATCCCTCAGTATCATGATAGTGGTAAAGATAGATTGTATGGGTCCAGGTTGGGCTAGTCTCAGACTTTCCCATTGTACACACTCTCTTTAGTACAAGATCTTGCATGAAGAGCTGAGTTGTTTCCTAATGTAACCCTATTTTTCTGTGCTCACAGATCCCCTTAGGGAAAGAAGAATGGCTCCTGGAAACAGTTCTTTTGTGGCTGCATTCATTCTGGTGGGGCTAACAGACCTACCAGATCTCCAGCTCCCCCTGTTCTGTCTGTTTCTAGTCATGTATGTGGTCACTGTGTTGGGAAATTTGGGCTTGATAACTCTAATTGGACTGAATTCACACCTACATACTCCAATGtacttttttctcttcaatttgTCCTTCATAGATTTCTGTTATTCTTCTGTGTTTACACCCAAAATGCTGACTAACTTcgtatcaaagaaaaatattatctccTACAGGGGGTGCATGACCCAGCTttactttttctgcttttttgccATTTCTGAATGCTATGTGCTGACATCAATGGCCTATGatcgctatgtggccatctgtaaCCCACTGTTGTATAATGTTGTCATGTCCCCTAAAGTGTGTTCCAGCCTTATGCTTGGTTCATATTTGATGGCATTTTCGGGTGCTGTGGCTCACACAGGAAGCATGCTGAGACTGACCTTCTGTGATGCAAACACCATCAACCATTATTTGTGTGACATCCTCCCTGTGCTCCAGCTCTCCTGCACAAGCACCTACGTGAATGAGCTGGTGGTTTTCATCGTGGTGGGCATCAACATCATTGTGCCCAGTGTCACCATCTTTGTCTCTTATGGTTGCATCCTTTCCAGC is a genomic window of Acinonyx jubatus isolate Ajub_Pintada_27869175 chromosome D1, VMU_Ajub_asm_v1.0, whole genome shotgun sequence containing:
- the LOC106976588 gene encoding olfactory receptor 8B3-like, translating into MAPGNSSFVAAFILVGLTDLPDLQLPLFCLFLVMYVVTVLGNLGLITLIGLNSHLHTPMYFFLFNLSFIDFCYSSVFTPKMLTNFVSKKNIISYRGCMTQLYFFCFFAISECYVLTSMAYDRYVAICNPLLYNVVMSPKVCSSLMLGSYLMAFSGAVAHTGSMLRLTFCDANTINHYLCDILPVLQLSCTSTYVNELVVFIVVGINIIVPSVTIFVSYGCILSSILHISSTEGRSKAFSTCSSHIIAVSLFFGSGAFMYLKPSSAGSMDEGKISSIFYTNTVPMMNPLVYSLRNKDVKLALRKTLSRRF